DNA sequence from the Gaiella occulta genome:
CAAGCTCGGCGCGGTTCGCGTTCGTCGACTCGATCGCGTATGGGGGAGTGTCCGAGGTGCTCCACTGACCGGATAGTTCGGCGTTGAGCCTTCGCGCTACTTCGAGGTCGCCACGCGCAGGCGCTTTACCTCCCGGTGTCCCGCGTCATTCGGATGACGAGTCGCGCTTCCCGATCAGCCATGCGCCGACGAGTCCGTGGAGCAGCGGCTCGACCCGCCGCTCGGCGACGTCGGGGAGGTCGTCGTAGATGCGGGGGTCGACGGTGCGGCCCTCGCGGCCGGAGGCCCAGACGGTGAGGAGGTGTCGGCGCCGGCCCGGGAGCCCGTCTGCGAGTAGCCGCCGCGCTTCCCGGATGGTCATGTGCTCGGTTGCCTCGACGATGAGAAGCAGGCCGCCGGGCGCAACGCAACGCCAGAGCGCGTCGAGTGTTGCCGGGCGGTCTGCGACGACGGCGAGGAGCGAGGCGGCCGCGACGACGTCGGTGGGTGCGAATTGCGCGGGCGCCGCGTGAGCGTCGAGGCGTGCGAACGTCGCGGCGGAATGTTCGCGGTGTGCGATGCGCGTGGCGGCGGCGATCATGCTTGCGTCTGCGTCGATCCCTGTTGCGCGGTAGCCGTGTGCCTCTGCGAGCCGGGTGAGGAGGCCGGGGCCGCAGCCGATGTCGATCAGGGTGAGTCCCTCGCCCGGCGGCAGCAGAGCGACGGCGTCACGCAGGTGGTCGTGGTAGAAGCCCGCGCCCTGGACCGACGTGAAGAGACGTGTCGCGATGGTTCCCATCTCGTCTCCGAACCGGGTCAGGCTGCCGGCTCGGCGGCGCTGTCGGGTGCGCGCACTCGCTGCCGAGACGCGGGGACGAGCAGCGCGACCGCGGCGCCGAGCGCGGCGGCGGTGGCGCCGACGAGGAGGGCGCTGTGGAGGCCGCGGGCGAACGCGGCCGGTGTGCCGAGCCCGCCGGCGCGGGAGAACGCGAGCGTGAGGACGGCGACGCCGAGCAGCCCGCCGAGCTCGCGGACGGCTCCGTTGACCCCCGAGGCTTTGCCTTCGTCGCTCGCTGCAACTGCCGCGAAGATTGTCTCCGGGATCGTCGGGAAGACCAGCGAGATGCCGACCCCCGAGGCGATCAGGGGTCCGATGAGGCCCGTATAGGCCACGTGAGCTGCGACGGCGTGTCCCAGCCGGGCGAGCGCGGCCGCCTGGAGCAGGAGGCCGGCCACCATCAGCGGGCGGCTGCCGATCCGCGAGGAAAGAACGCCGGCGACCGGGGAGACGAGCATCGGGGCTGCAGTCCACGGGAGCGTGCGGAGGCCCGCGTCGAGCGGCGAGTAGCCGAGCGCGGTCTGGAGGTACTGCGCGACGAGAAAGAAGAGCGAGCCGAACAGCGAGAACGAGAGCGCAACGGTGACGCCGCTCGCGGCGGCGAACGCCCGGCTGCGAAAGAAGCGCATCGGCATCATCGGCGCGGCCGCGCGCCGCTCCCAGAGCACGAACGCGGCAAGCAGGACGACACCCGCCGCGGCCGGGGCGATGACCTCGGGACTCGTCCAGCCCGCCGCGTTACCGCGCACGATCGCCCAGACCACGCCCAGGAGCCCGGTGCCGGCGAGCCCGATCCCGGGTAGGTCGAGGCTGCGGTCGTGCCCGAAGCTCTCGCGCAGCCGCAGTCGGGCGAGCGGCACGGCGGCGAGGCCGATCGGAACGTTCAGCCAGAAGATCCACGGCCAGGAGAGCCGGTCGATGATCGTCCCGGCGACGATCGGCCCCATCGCGACCGCAGCGCCGCCGACGCCGCCCCAGATGCCGAACGCCAGTCCGCGCCGCTCCGGTGGGAAGGCGTCGGCGAGCAGGGTGAGGCTGAGTGGCATGACGATGGCCGCGCCGACTCCCTGGACGGCGCGCGCGGCGACGAGTGTGGTCGCGTCGGGGGCGATCGCGGCGATTGCCGAGGCGAGCGAGAAGACCGCGAGCCCGAGGGAGAACATGCGCCGCCTGCCGAAGCGGTCTCCGAGCGCGGCACCGGTGAGCAGGAGCACGGCGAAGGAGAAGACATAGGCGTTGACGGTCCACTCGAGCTCGCTGATCGTCGCCCCGAGGTCGCGCCGGATGCTCGGTAGCGCGGTCGCAACGACGAGGTTGTCGAGCGCGACCATGAAGATCGCGACGGAGCTGATGGCGAGCGTCCACCAACGACGGGCGGGCGTCGGGACGGTCATTTGGGCTTCCCCGAGGTTGGTGTCACGCGGTGTCCTTTCGTGGTCGCGAGACCGCGGGACGAGAGGAGAGATGCGTCGAGTTCAGGCGAGAACGCCAGGTGCGAGAGCGAAGGCTGGCGCGTGTGCTGCGGCGAAGGACTCGATTGCGGTGGGTCTCACTCGGCCGACGCGCTCGACGGCGTCGGTGACGAGGTCGCCGTGCCCGGCGGCGTAGACGGCGTGAAGGCCGAGCATGCCCTCCACGAGCCAGCCGGGCAGGCCGGCGTCGCGGAGACCCCGAGCGAGCGCGTCGGCAGACAGGTCGACATAGCGCACGTCGTGTCCGATGCCGCGGCCGATCGCCGCCGCGACCTCCGCTTGGGAGAGCGACTCGGGGCCGGTGATCATGTAGCGCTGTCCCTCGTGACCTGTCTCGGTGAGAGCCGCGACGGCTACGGCCGCGATGTCGGCGACATCGACGGGAGCGATGCACCCCTCGCCCATCGCGCCGTAGATCACGCCTTCGCGGGCGATCGACGCAGCTTGCATCAGGTAGTTCTGGGCGAACCAGTGCGGCTGCAGGATCGTCCAGGCCGCAGCGGAGGCACGCAAAATGTCGTCGAGCCTGCCGTGCCAGTCCGCCAGGTTCACGTCGGACCCCGCCTGCGCGCCAAGCGCGGACACACGCACCACGTGAGAGACGCCGGCCGTGCGCGCCGCCTCGATGGCCACGGCCTGCTCGGCGACAAGCGACGGTCCCGGCGCTGTTGAGAGCAGCAGGCGCTCGACGCCGTCGAGGGCCGGGGGAAGGGTTTCGGGGCGTTGCAGATCGCCGACGACGACTTCTGCGCCGGCCGCGGCGAGGTCGACCGCGCCTGCGGGCTCGCGGGTCAGGACGCGGGTCGGGAGACCGCGGCGGAGGAGCTCGCGCGCTGCCGCGCCGCCGACCTTGCCCGTTGCACCAATCAGAAGTATCAAATCTGCTCCTAGAGTCGAAGAGTAGTAAAGGCACGATAAGTGCCCTATACTTCCTCCACAAGAGAGCACGAGAAAGTGCCTCTACGACCCAGGAGTCCCCATGGAACCTTCCCAAGCCGCGACCGAGCGGACGTTTGTGCCGCCCTGCCCCGACGTCTTCTCGGCGCGCTGCCTCTCACGCCGGGCGCTCGACCTGATCGCAGACAAATGGAGCGTGCTCGTGCTCGGGGCGCTGCTGGAGCGCACCCATCGCCACTCCGAGCTGCGGCGGCGCATCGAGGGCATCTCCCAGAAGATGCTCACCCAGACGCTGCGCAACCTCGAACACAGCGGACTCGTCAACCGCGAGATCTACCCCGAAGTGCCACCACGCGTCGAGTACAGCCTCACCCCCCTGGGCGAGACACTCCGCGGGCCGATCGGCGCCCTTTGCGTATGGGCCCAAGACCACATCAGCGACGTGCTCCCGCAGCCCTCTCCGATCAGCGCGCATACCCTGAACGAGAGACATCAGTCGGTAGCAGCGAGAGAATCCGCTTCGTAGGAGACGTCTCGGATGCCCGATCGCGCGCGGCGGCGGCGCGGCGATCGCGGTGTCTTGGGTCTCAGCTTCCGAGGAGCTCGATCGCGTTCTCGAAGCTGCGGATGAGACCCGGGAAGTCGAACTCGGGCAGCTGCGACAGCGACTCAACGGGGAAGTGGTCTTCGTAAAGCGGGTAGTAGCCGCCGGGCGGCGACGGAAGGACGTGCACGCCGTTCAGCCCTGCCTCGCGGTAGCGCTCGATCCGGCCGCGTACCCGCTCGGCGCTGCCGGCCATCACCATTGCATCCACCATCTCGTCGGGCACGAGATTGACAGCGCCGCGAAGGTCACCGGCACGCACGCGCTCTCCGATCGCCTCGGCGTCCTCACCAAAGCCGGCCGCGCGTGCGCTTTCGAGGTAGGCGGGAGCCGACCCGAGCGCAGTCGCGTACATCATCACCTGGCCCTTCGCAAGCTCGAGGCCGCTGTCGTCGCGCGTGATCACGGCCGGGAAGCCCACGGTGGCGTCGAAGCCTTCCAGCGACCGGCCCGCGCGCTCGGCGCCACGCCGGAGCGCCGGCATCGTCACGTCACGAACGTATTCCAGCGACTGGTACCAGCCGACGATCCCGTCCGCGATCTCGCCTGCCAGCTCGATCATCCGCACGCCGTTGGCCGCGATCGTGATTCTCGGAGGCGTCGGGGGCAGCTCCATAGCGAGGTGCGGTTCTGGGCACGATGGTGGTGTAAAAGCCCTGCAAATCGGTGCGTGGGCTTCTCGTACGGCGTCGATCTGCTGGTCTAACCGCCGCGGGACGCCGCGCGACTGCGCAGCCGGTCGTTCACGATCTCGCTCGACTGGTGCGGGGAATGTCCGGCACCCTCGACCGTCAGACGCTCCGCGGCGATCGCTTCTGCGAGCGCGTCGGCGACACGGTTGAAGACGACGCCTCCGACGGAGCGCGCGGGCTCGGAAAGGGACCGCCAGTCGCCCGTGGCGACGAGCTTCGGGAATCCGGCTCGCCGCAGCTCCCCGAGCGGGAGGACGGCCTCCCATGGACCCCGCTCACGGGCCGAGGCGCGCAGGGCGGGCACAAGGTGGGGACGAACGCGGGTTGGCCTCGGAAAGCCGAACGCCTCCACGAAGTCGGCGTAGACGTCGGCCGGCTCCCCTCCCTCGGCGAAAACGGCCCGCAACCTCGTTACGAGTCGCGCGACGTCTGGGTCTTCGGGGAGGAGCGAGAACGCCGGCGGCTCGATCACGGTCAGCGAGAGTATTCGCTCCGGCACACGCGCGGAAGCTAGAAGACACCCGAGCCCGCCGTACGAGTGCCCCACGACGTGCGCCGGCTCGTCGAGGAGCTCCACGAGGTCGGCGGCGTCCGCCTCCCAGTCGACGCGCTCCGAGTCGCGGTGGAACCCGCGTCTCGTGACGAAGACAAGGCGGAACGTGTCCGCGAGTTCCCGCTGAGCGACGAACGTGTCCTCGGCGCGTGCGAAACTGCCGTGCACGAGGAGAAGCCGCGGGCCTGCTCCGATCTCCGCGATTCTCGGTCCGCCGAAGGGGTGCCTCATGCGAGGATCGTAGAGGATTTGCTATAGGATTGATGCAATGACGCTGACCAAGCACGAGCAGGCCTACCAGGCGATTCGGGCACGGATCGTCGACGGCACGTACGGGCCGGGGTACCGGCTCGTCATCGATCAGCTTGCTCGCGAGCTCGGTGTGAGCTCGGTTCCGATCAGAGAGGCGATCAGGCGGCTGGAGGCGGAGAACTGGGTTGTCTTCCACCGCAACGTCGGCGCCCAGGTCGCCAAGCTCGATGTCGAGCGCTGGGTCGAGGGGATGACGGTGCTCGCTCTCCTCGAGGGGAGCGCCACCGCACTCGCGGCGCCGTTCCTGCGCGGCGAGGATCTCGAGCATGCGCGAGCCGCAAACGCGAAGATGCGCTCCGCGCTCGAGGAGATGGACGTGAACGCAGTCACGCGTCTCAACCGGGACTTCCACTTCACGCTGTACGCGTCCTGCCCGAACCGCACGCTCGTCGAGCTGATCGCGCAGACGTGGGACCGGCTCGAGGGGATGCGCCGGTCGCTCTCCTTCTACCTCGGACGACGGGCGGTGGACTCGCTCGAGGAGCACGAGCGGCTGGTCGAGCTCGTTGAGCAGGGCGCTGACGAGCGTGAGATCGAGGAGGCTGCGCGGAACCACAAGGTGCGCACGGCCGAGGCGTATCTCGAGGATCAGCGGCGGCGCGAGGTCGCTGCTGCGGCGCCCCCGGCGGGTTGATGCCCGCTGCGAGTCGCAGGCTCGAGGGGCGGCGCGCGCTCATCACGGGTGCGGCGACGGGGATCGGGGCCGCGATCGCCGAGCGGTTCGCGGCCGAAGGTGCGAAGGTGCTGGTCACGGCTCGCAGCGAGGAAGCCGGGCGCGCGGTCTGCGCGCGTATCAACGACGGTAGTGGGCAGGCGGCGTTCTTCCCGCTCGACGTGTGCGAAGAAGCGCAGGGGCAGGCTGCGGTCGCCGCGTGCGTGGAGATGCTCGGTGGGATCGACGCGCTCGTCACGTCGGCCGGGGTGGGTGCTCATCCGGAGCAGGCCCCGTCACCGCGCGCCGTCTGCGATGCCACCCTCGAGCAGTTCGGGCACGTCCTCGACGTGAATCTGACGGGAACGTTCATCGCCGCGCGCGAGGCGGCGCGATCGATGGTCGCGACGGGGACGGCCGGGACGATGGTCTTCGTCTCCTCCGTTGCCGCGAAGCGCCCGACAGGCGGCGCCTACGCGGTCTCGAAGGCGGGTGTCTGGATGCTCGCCCGCTGTCTGGCCGAGGAGCTCGGGCCGCACGGGATCCGGGTCAACGCGGTTGGGCCGGGATTCGTGCGCACGCGGCTGCTCGAGGAGCGCGCGCTGCGTTCGGTCGACCCCGAGGGGGATCACGATCTCGCCGAGGCATGGCTCGCTGCCCGTGCCGCCGCCCTGCCGCTTCGTCGGCTCGGGACGACCGACGACGTCGCGTCGGCCGCCGTCTTCCTGACGAGCGCGGAGAGCGCCTACCTCACCGGATCGATCCTGCACCCCGACGGCGGGCTCGTCTCGAGCACCGCAGGAGGTTGAGACGATGACGACGGAAACCACCTCAGATCCCGAGCTCGCGTTCGAAGGAAAAGGGGGACGGCTTGCCGGCCGGCGCGCGGTGATCACGGGCGGCGCGTCGGGTATTGGCGCCGCCTGCGCGCGCCTGTTCGCCGCTGAGGGCGCCGCTGTCGTCGTGGCCGATCTCGAAGGTGCCCGAGAGCAGGGGGAGGAGCTCGCGGAGCAGCTGCCGGCCGCCGCGTTCGTCCCCTGCGATGTCCGCGTGGAGGATGAGGTCGAGCGGGTTTTCGACGAGTGCGTGAGCCGCTACGGCGGCGTGGACACGGTGGTTGCCTCGGCTGGAGTCGGGCGTCACCCGGCCCAGCCCCGCTCGAGCGAGCCGCTGACCGGGGAGCTGATGCTCACCGAGCTGGAGCACTGGCGGTTCGTGCTCGACGTCAACCTGCTCGGCGTCTTCCTCACCGCGCGGGCGGCCGCGCGGCGCATGATCGCGAGCGGCACGGGGGGATCGATCGTCACACTCGCGTCGATCGCCGCGAAGCGACCCACGAAGGGTGCGTACTCGGTGTCGAAGGCGGGCGTCTGGATGCTCACGCGTTGTCTGGCCGAGGAGCTCGGTCCGCACGGCATCCGTGTCAACGCCCTCGGCCCCGGAATCATCCGCACCCCGATGACGTCCGCCGGTGCGTACGCGGGCGGCGTCAGCGTCGAGGAGTACTGGGACCGTCAGATCCGGGTGTTGCCGCTCCGGCGCATCGGCGAGCCCGAGGACGTCGCGCGCTCGGCACTCTTCCTGTGCTCGGACGACAGCGCGTACATCACCGGCTCCATCCTCCACCCGGACGGGGGGATGGCTTCCGCCATCGGCGGGGGCTAGCAAGGACGAGCGTCTTCGTATAGGATTTCGTATCCGATAGTGGAGGAGTTGAAGGTGGCGACGATCTTTCCAGTCGACGACGTGATCGACGAGCCGTGGTATCCGGGCTACGACCCGGCCCGGAATGACGATTTCATGGCGTTCGATCGGCCGGGGAACTTCTCCAAGAAGGACGAAACGGCATTCTGGCCGCTCGACTTCCACTACCCCCGCGGAGTCGTGCCGCTCGGGGTGACCGTGATCGTCTCCGGAGCATGCTGGGGAAGCCAGGTCGCCGCCGAGGCGGTGCCGCTCCCCGCCGGCCGCGGGTTGCGAGGACGCTTCGTGGGCCCGCATCTCTATGCCACCGAGGTACCGGTCGCGTCGCCGTTCGAGATCGAGCTTCGCACCGGTCGGGTGGCTCAGCGCATGCCCGAGTTGATCGCCGGGTTCCCCGAGATGTGGCGACGGGCCGTCGCCGAGCTGGAGGGATGGCAGGCCCTCGAGCGGAGGGACCTGTCGACGCTCGATCGCGCAGGAATCGGCGCGTTCTTCGACGAAGCCGTCACCTACGTCCGGCGCGCGTGGGAGAT
Encoded proteins:
- a CDS encoding GntR family transcriptional regulator; this encodes MTLTKHEQAYQAIRARIVDGTYGPGYRLVIDQLARELGVSSVPIREAIRRLEAENWVVFHRNVGAQVAKLDVERWVEGMTVLALLEGSATALAAPFLRGEDLEHARAANAKMRSALEEMDVNAVTRLNRDFHFTLYASCPNRTLVELIAQTWDRLEGMRRSLSFYLGRRAVDSLEEHERLVELVEQGADEREIEEAARNHKVRTAEAYLEDQRRREVAAAAPPAG
- a CDS encoding SDR family NAD(P)-dependent oxidoreductase, encoding MTTETTSDPELAFEGKGGRLAGRRAVITGGASGIGAACARLFAAEGAAVVVADLEGAREQGEELAEQLPAAAFVPCDVRVEDEVERVFDECVSRYGGVDTVVASAGVGRHPAQPRSSEPLTGELMLTELEHWRFVLDVNLLGVFLTARAAARRMIASGTGGSIVTLASIAAKRPTKGAYSVSKAGVWMLTRCLAEELGPHGIRVNALGPGIIRTPMTSAGAYAGGVSVEEYWDRQIRVLPLRRIGEPEDVARSALFLCSDDSAYITGSILHPDGGMASAIGGG
- a CDS encoding SDR family oxidoreductase, yielding MILLIGATGKVGGAAARELLRRGLPTRVLTREPAGAVDLAAAGAEVVVGDLQRPETLPPALDGVERLLLSTAPGPSLVAEQAVAIEAARTAGVSHVVRVSALGAQAGSDVNLADWHGRLDDILRASAAAWTILQPHWFAQNYLMQAASIAREGVIYGAMGEGCIAPVDVADIAAVAVAALTETGHEGQRYMITGPESLSQAEVAAAIGRGIGHDVRYVDLSADALARGLRDAGLPGWLVEGMLGLHAVYAAGHGDLVTDAVERVGRVRPTAIESFAAAHAPAFALAPGVLA
- a CDS encoding DHA2 family efflux MFS transporter permease subunit, with product MTVPTPARRWWTLAISSVAIFMVALDNLVVATALPSIRRDLGATISELEWTVNAYVFSFAVLLLTGAALGDRFGRRRMFSLGLAVFSLASAIAAIAPDATTLVAARAVQGVGAAIVMPLSLTLLADAFPPERRGLAFGIWGGVGGAAVAMGPIVAGTIIDRLSWPWIFWLNVPIGLAAVPLARLRLRESFGHDRSLDLPGIGLAGTGLLGVVWAIVRGNAAGWTSPEVIAPAAAGVVLLAAFVLWERRAAAPMMPMRFFRSRAFAAASGVTVALSFSLFGSLFFLVAQYLQTALGYSPLDAGLRTLPWTAAPMLVSPVAGVLSSRIGSRPLMVAGLLLQAAALARLGHAVAAHVAYTGLIGPLIASGVGISLVFPTIPETIFAAVAASDEGKASGVNGAVRELGGLLGVAVLTLAFSRAGGLGTPAAFARGLHSALLVGATAAALGAAVALLVPASRQRVRAPDSAAEPAA
- a CDS encoding SDR family NAD(P)-dependent oxidoreductase, whose product is MPAASRRLEGRRALITGAATGIGAAIAERFAAEGAKVLVTARSEEAGRAVCARINDGSGQAAFFPLDVCEEAQGQAAVAACVEMLGGIDALVTSAGVGAHPEQAPSPRAVCDATLEQFGHVLDVNLTGTFIAAREAARSMVATGTAGTMVFVSSVAAKRPTGGAYAVSKAGVWMLARCLAEELGPHGIRVNAVGPGFVRTRLLEERALRSVDPEGDHDLAEAWLAARAAALPLRRLGTTDDVASAAVFLTSAESAYLTGSILHPDGGLVSSTAGG
- a CDS encoding LLM class flavin-dependent oxidoreductase, translating into MDAVREAHAPICRAFTPPSCPEPHLAMELPPTPPRITIAANGVRMIELAGEIADGIVGWYQSLEYVRDVTMPALRRGAERAGRSLEGFDATVGFPAVITRDDSGLELAKGQVMMYATALGSAPAYLESARAAGFGEDAEAIGERVRAGDLRGAVNLVPDEMVDAMVMAGSAERVRGRIERYREAGLNGVHVLPSPPGGYYPLYEDHFPVESLSQLPEFDFPGLIRSFENAIELLGS
- a CDS encoding class I SAM-dependent methyltransferase, whose protein sequence is MGTIATRLFTSVQGAGFYHDHLRDAVALLPPGEGLTLIDIGCGPGLLTRLAEAHGYRATGIDADASMIAAATRIAHREHSAATFARLDAHAAPAQFAPTDVVAAASLLAVVADRPATLDALWRCVAPGGLLLIVEATEHMTIREARRLLADGLPGRRRHLLTVWASGREGRTVDPRIYDDLPDVAERRVEPLLHGLVGAWLIGKRDSSSE
- a CDS encoding winged helix-turn-helix transcriptional regulator, giving the protein MEPSQAATERTFVPPCPDVFSARCLSRRALDLIADKWSVLVLGALLERTHRHSELRRRIEGISQKMLTQTLRNLEHSGLVNREIYPEVPPRVEYSLTPLGETLRGPIGALCVWAQDHISDVLPQPSPISAHTLNERHQSVAARESAS
- a CDS encoding alpha/beta fold hydrolase — protein: MRHPFGGPRIAEIGAGPRLLLVHGSFARAEDTFVAQRELADTFRLVFVTRRGFHRDSERVDWEADAADLVELLDEPAHVVGHSYGGLGCLLASARVPERILSLTVIEPPAFSLLPEDPDVARLVTRLRAVFAEGGEPADVYADFVEAFGFPRPTRVRPHLVPALRASARERGPWEAVLPLGELRRAGFPKLVATGDWRSLSEPARSVGGVVFNRVADALAEAIAAERLTVEGAGHSPHQSSEIVNDRLRSRAASRGG